The nucleotide sequence CATAGATACTCATCCTGTTAGCTGTCGTACTGTTGGTGAATTTTATGGTGTAGACGGGAAGCAATTGGAAGAACAATACCGGCTCTTCTTATCTGACTTCTATGAGTGGGACCAACGGGAACACGCAGACAAATGGGTTCTTTTCCCCGAAAACATTGGCTCCCATCTGAGTCTGGATGAAACGGCTCTGACTTATGATGAACTTTATACGATTCTCACCAATAAGCAAGCCAAAGGTAAAAAAGGAAGTATCGTCGCTATCGTAAAAGGGACCATGGCCTCTGATGTTCTTGACGTTTTAAACAGAATCAATCATTCTAAACGACTAAAAGTCAAAGAAGTTACAATCGATATGGCCGCCAATATGGAGATGATCGTTCGGCGGGCGTTTCCCAAAGCAACTCTTGTTACCGACCGTTTTCATGTACAAAAGCTAGCCACTGAAGCATTGCAGGACATCCGTGTGGTACATCGCTGGGAGGCAATCGAACAGGAAAGTAAAGAGATGGAGTTAGCTAAAGAAGCCGGAAGAAAGTATTCTCCTGAAATTCTGAAAAACGGTGAAACCCGTAAACAACTTTTGGCAAGAAGCCGCTACCTGCTATTTAAAACAGAGAATAAATGGACTCCGAATCAAAGGGCCAGAGCTGAAGTCCTTTTTCATTGGTATCCTTCCCTGGAAAGATCTTACAACCTGACCATGCAGCTCAGACATATCTATCATACCGTGAAAGAAAAAGTAGTTGCGTTTACTCGTCTGGCACACTGGTATGAACAGATTGAACAAGCGGGGTTTAAACAGTTCAACACTGTAAAAAGATCAATCTCGGCACACTATCAAACAATCATCAATTACTTTGACAATCGGTCGACAAATGCTTCGGCTGAATCTTTCAACGCTAAAATAAAAAGTTTCAGGGCATGCCTGAGAGGGGTAAAGAATATTTCCTATTTTCTTTTTAGATTAACCAATATTTATGCATAGCCCCCAACTTTTCGGGTTGATCCGTAATAACTAGATTCAAATCGA is from uncultured Macellibacteroides sp. and encodes:
- a CDS encoding transposase — its product is MEEQYRLFLSDFYEWDQREHADKWVLFPENIGSHLSLDETALTYDELYTILTNKQAKGKKGSIVAIVKGTMASDVLDVLNRINHSKRLKVKEVTIDMAANMEMIVRRAFPKATLVTDRFHVQKLATEALQDIRVVHRWEAIEQESKEMELAKEAGRKYSPEILKNGETRKQLLARSRYLLFKTENKWTPNQRARAEVLFHWYPSLERSYNLTMQLRHIYHTVKEKVVAFTRLAHWYEQIEQAGFKQFNTVKRSISAHYQTIINYFDNRSTNASAESFNAKIKSFRACLRGVKNISYFLFRLTNIYA